The Pseudomonas aeruginosa genome includes the window ATGGTGTTGGTCGCACTACTGCTCAGAGCATCTGCGCAGCCACCGGCGTAAACCCGGCTGCCAAGATCAAGGACCTGAGCGACGAGCAGATCGATCAGCTGCGTAACGAAGTCGCGAAGATCACCACCGAAGGTGACCTGCGTCGCGAAATCAACATGAACATCAAGCGTCTGATGGACCTCGGTTGCTACCGCGGTCTGCGTCATCGTCGCGGTCTGCCGGTTCGCGGTCAGCGTACCAAGACCAACGCGCGTACCCGCAAGGGCCCGCGTAAGCCGATCCGCAAGTAATCGCGTAGGAATCTAGTCATGGCAAAACCTGCTGCTCGTCCCCGTAAGAAAGTCAAAAAGACAGTGGTCGATGGGATCGCCCACATCCACGCGTCTTTCAACAACACCATCGTGACCATCACCGACCGTCAGGGCAACGCACTGTCCTGGGCGACCTCCGGTGGTTCCGGTTTCCGCGGCTCGCGTAAGAGCACCCCGTTCGCTGCCCAGGTAGCGGCCGAGCGTGCCGGCCAGGCTGCCCTGGAATACGGTCTGAAGAACCTGGACGTCAACGTCAAGGGCCCGGGCCCGGGCCGCGAGTCCGCCGTTCGCGCTCTGAATGCTTGCGGCTACAAGATCGCCAGCATCACCGACGTAACCCCGATCCCGCATAACGGCTGCCGTCCGCCGAAAAAGCGTCGCGTGTAATAGGAGACAGTGAGAAATGGCTCGTTACATTGGTCCCAAGTGCAAACTGTCTCGCCGTGAAGGCACCGACCTGTTCCTGAAGAGCGGCGCCCGCGCCCTCGACTCGAAGTGCAAGGCTGAAAACGTTCCTGGCCAGCATGGCCAGCGTCGTGGCCGTCTGTCCGACTACGGTCTGCAGCTGCGTGAAAAGCAGAAAGTACGTCGCATCTACGGCGTGCTGGAGCGTCAGTTCCGCGGTTACTACCAGGAAGCTTCCCGTCGCAAGGGTTCTACCGGTGAGAACCTGCTGCAACTGCTCGAGTGCCGCCTGGACAACGTCGTATACCGCATGGGCTTCGGTTCCACTCGTTCGGAATCCCGCCAGCTGGTATCCCACAAGGCCATCACCGTCAACGGTCAGACCGTCAACATCCCTTCCTACCAAGTGAAGGCCGGTGACGTCGTAGCTGTTCGCGAAAAATCGAAGAACCAGCTGCGTATCGCTCAGGCTCTGGAACTCTGTGGCCAGCGCGGTCGCGTCGAGTGGGTCGAAGTCGACCTCGACAAGAAGGCTGGTACCTTCAAGAGTGCTCCGGCTCGCAGCGACCTGTCCGCTGATATCAACGAAAACCTGATTGTCGAGCTCTACTCCAAGTAAGGGCTAGAAAATAGGTGCATCCATGCAGAGTTCGGTAAATGAGTTCCTGACCCCCCGCCACATCGATGTGCAGGTGGTCAGTCAAACCCGCGCCAAGATCACGCTCGAGCCTCTCGAGCGTGGTTTTGGTCACACCCTGGGCAACGCGCTGCGTCGCATCCTGTTGTCCTCCATGCCTGGCTGCGCAGTGGTCGAGGCCGAGATCGACGGCGTACTCCACGAGTACTCGGCGATCGAAGGTGTGCAGGAAGATGTAATCGAGATCCTGCTGAACCTGAAAGGTCTGGCCATCAAGCTGCACGGTCGTGATGAAGTGACGCTGACCCTGGCTAAGAAGGGCTCGGGTGTTGTGACTGCTGCCGATATTCAGCTGGATCACGATGTTGAGATCATCAACGGTGACCACGTTATCGCCAACCTGGCAGACAACGGCGCGCTGAACATGAAGCTGAAGGTAGCTCGTGGCCGTGGCTACGAGCCTGCCGACGCACGTCAGAGCGATGAAGACGAAAGCCGCAGCATCGGCCGTCTGCAGCTCGACGCATCGTTCAGCCCGGTCCGTCGTGTCTCCTACGTGGTGGAAAACGCCCGTGTCGAGCAGCGCACCAACCTGGACAAACTGGTCCTGGACCTGGAAACCAACGGCACTCTGGATCCCGAAGAGGCTATCCGTCGCGCCGCTACCATCCTGCAACAGCAGCTGGCAGCGTTCGTGGACCTCAAGGGCGACAGCGAACCCGTCGTTGAAGAGCAGGAAGACGAGATCGATCCGATCCTCCTGCGCCCGGTCGATGACCTGGAACTGACCGTACGTTCGGCCAACTGCCTGAAGGCGGAAAACATCTACTACATCGGTGACCTGATCCAGCGCACCGAAGTGGAGCTGTTGAAAACGCCGAACCTGGGCAAGAAGTCCCTGACCGAAATCAAGGACGTTCTGGCTTCCCGTGGTCTGTCCCTCGGTATGCGCCTCGATAACTGGCCGCCGGCAAGTCTTAAGAAAGACGACAAGGCCACTGCCTGATCGTCGTAACTACCGAACGTAAAGTTTGGAAAGGAATTGAACCATGCGCCATCGTAAAAGTGGTCGTCACCTGAGCCGCACCAGCGCGCACCGCAAGGCTATGTTCCAGAACATGGCGGTGTCGCTGTTCGAACACGAACTGATCAAAACCACCCTGCCCAAGGCCAAGGAACTGCGTCGCGTTGCCGAGCCGCTGATCACCCTGGCCAAGGAAGACAGCGTCGCCAACCGTCGCCTGGCTTTCGACCGTACCCGTTCGAAAGCTGCCGTTGGCAAGCTGTTCAACGACCTGGGCAAGCGCTACGCCAACCGTCCGGGCGGCTACCTGCGCATCCTGAAGTGCGGTTTCCGCGCTGGCGACAACGCCCCCATGGCGTACGTCGAGCTGGTTGATCGTCCTGTCGGCGGTGAAGTCGTAGAAGCTGCCGAATAAGGCATCTGCTGCACAAGAAACCGGGCCCAGGCCCGGTTTTTTTATTACCTGCCTTAAAGTTTTTATCTATCGGCTCGCTGTCTTTAATAAATTGGATTGTGGGAGGGCTGTCATTCATCCTTAACCTGCTTTTACGAAAAGCTACGTTCGGATAAGCGAGATCAATGCAAAGGGCGCTTGGTTCAGCCGACAGGTTGTCCTCCGCCAATCCCTGGTCCACGCTGATGATTTCCGTGTAGCCGCTTCGCTTCATAGCACGTTAGCCGTTGAGGAGAGAGTAAATGGAAGAGAAGACCCGCCTGACCACTGCCGCTGGCGCACCGGTGGTCGATAACCAGAACGTGCAGACCGCCGGTCCGCGGGGCCCGATGTTGCTGCAGGACGTGTGGTTCCTCGAGAAGCTCGCCCACTTCGATCGCGAAGTGATCCCCGAGCGACGCATGCATGCGAAAGGCTCCGCGGCCTACGGCACCTTCACCGTCACCCATGACATCACCCCCTACACCCGGGCGAAGATCTTCTCCCAGGTCGGCAAGAAGACCGATATGTTCCTGCGCTTCTCCACCGTCGCCGGTGAGCGTGGCGCGGCGGATGCCGAGCGAGACATCCGCGGCTTCTCCATGCGTTTCTACACCGAGCAGGGCAACTGGGACCTGGTCGGCAACAACACCCCGGTGTTCTATCTGCGCGACCCGCTCAAGTTCCCCGATCTCAACCACGTGGTGAAGCGTGACCCGCGCACCAACCTGCGCAATGCGACCTTCAAGTGGGACTTTTTCTCTCACCTCCCCGAGTCGCTGCATCAGTTGACCATCGACTTCAGCGACCGCGGCCTGCCGAAGAGCTATCGGCACATCCATGGTTTCGGCAGCCATACCTTCAGCTTCATCAATGCGAACAACGAGCGCTTCTGGGTCAAGTTCCACTTCAAGACCCAACAGGGCATCGAGAACCTGACCAACGCCGAGGCTGCCGAAGTGATCGCCCAGGACCGCGAGAGTTCGCAGCGCGACTTGTACGAGAGCATCGAGAAAGGCGACTTCCCGCGCTGGAAGATGTACGTGCAGATCATGCCCGAGAAGGAAGCGGCCACCTATCGCTACAACCCGTTCGACCTGACCAAGGTCTGGCCCCACGGCGACTACCCGTTGATCGAAGTGGGCTTCTTCGAGCTGAACCGTAACCCGGACAACTACTTCGCCGAGGTCGAGCAGGCCGCTTTCACGCCGGCCAACGTGGTGCCCGGTATCGGTTTCTCGCCGGACAAGATGCTCCAGGGCCGTCTGTTCTCCTACGGCGACGCCCATCGCTATCGCCTGGGCGTCAACCACCACCAGATCCCGGTGAACGCCGCGCGTTGCCCGCACCAGGTCTACCACCGCGACGGCGGCATGCGGGTGGACGGCAACAACGCCCATCAGCGCGTCACCTACGAGCCGAACAGCTTCAACCAGTGGCAGGAGCAGCCTGACTTCTCCGAGCCGCCGCTGAGCCTGGAGGGCGCGGCGGACCACTGGAACCACCGGGTGGACGACGACTACTACAGCCAGCCCGCCGCGCTGTTCCATCTGTTCACCGACGAGCAGAAGCAGCGGCTGTTCGCCAACATCGCCGAAGACATCCGCGATGTACCGGAACAGATCCAGCGTCGCCAGATCGGCCTGTTCCTCAAGGTCGACCCGGCCTACGGCAAAGGCGTCGCCGACGCCCTCGGCCTGAAGCTGGACTGATGGCCTGATGAGGCCCCCGGCCCCCTTCCTAGGAAGGGGGCTTTTTTATCTGCATTGGCTTGACCCGGATCAGGCGGAGCCGGGAGCATATGCGGCTAGATTCCTAGTTTTCTCCAGGGAGAGCCCCCGATGCAAGGCCATCCGGAAGTCATCGATTACCTCAACACGCTGCTGACCGGCGAGCTGGCCGCGCGCGACCAGTACTTCATCCACTCGCGCATGTACGAGGACTGGGGCTTCAGCAAGCTCTACGAGCGCCTCAACCACGAGATGGAGGAGGAGACCCAGCACGCCGACGCCCTGCTGCGCCGTATCCTCCTGCTCGAAGGTACGCCGCGCATGCGTCCCGACGATATCCACCCGGGCACCACGGTGCCGGAGATGCTCGAGGCCGACCTCAAGCTCGAGCGCCATGTCCGCGCCGCGCTGGCCAAGGGCATCGCCCTCTGCGAGCAGCACAAGGACTTCGTCAGCCGCGACATCCTCAAGGCCCAGTTGGCCGACACCGAGGAAGACCACGCCTACTGGTTGGAGCAACAGCTTGGCCTGATCGCCAGGATGGGCCTGGAGAACTACCTGCAATCGCAGATCTGACCCTACCCCGCGGATACGAAAAAGCCCCTGCGCCTCACGGTCGCAGGGGCTTTTTCATGAGCGCCCGGCAATCAGGCGCGATCGCGTTCCAGCAGCGGCTTGAGGAAGTGGCCGGTGTGCGACTGGGGCATCTCGGCCACCTGCTCCGGCGTGCCGTTGGCGATGATCTGGCCACCCTTGGAGCCGCCCTCGGGGCCGAGGTCGACCAGCCAGTCGGCGGTCTTGATCACGTCCAGGTTGTGCTCGATCACCACCACGGTGTTGCCGTGGTCGCGCAGGCGGTGGAGCACGTCGAGCAGTTGCTGGATGTCGGCGAAATGCAGGCCGGTGGTCGGTTCGTCGAGGATGTACAGGGTCTTGCCGGTATCGCGCTTGGACAGCTCGCGGGACAGCTTGACCCGCTGCGCCTCGCCGCCCGAGAGGGTGGTCGCGCTCTGGCCCAGCTTGATGTAGGACAGGCCGACGTCCATCAGCGTCTGCAGCTTGCGCGCCAGGGCGGGGACGGCGTCGAAGAACTCGCGGGCTTCCTCGATGGTCATCTCCAGCACCTCGTGGATGCTCTTGCCCTTGTAGCGGATCTCCAGGGTCTCGCGGTTGTAGCGCTTGCCCTTGCAGACATCGCAGGGAACGTAGATATCCGGCAGGAAGTGCATCTCCACCTTGATCACGCCGTCGCCCTGGCAGGCCTCGCAACGGCCGCCCTTGACGTTGAACGAGAAGCGGCCGGGACCGTAGCCGCGCGAGCGGGCCTCCGGCACGCCGGAAAACAGTTCGCGGATCGGCGTGAACAGGCCGGTATAGGTCGCCGGGTTGGAGCGCGGGGTACGACCGATCGGGCTCTGGTCGATGTCGACCACCTTGTCCAGGTGCTGCAGGCCGTCGAACGAGTCGTACGGCGCCACTTCCAGGGTAGTCGCGCCGTTCAGCGCGGTGGCGGTGATCGGGAACAGGGTGTTGTTGATCAGCGTCGACTTGCCGGAGCCCGAGACCCCGGTGATGCAGGTGAACAGGCCGACCGGGATTTCCAGGTTGACGTTCTGCAGGTTGTTGCCGCGGGCACCTTTCAGCTTCAGCAGCTTCTTCTTGTCGCGCGGGGTGCGCTTGGCCGGAACCGCGATTTTCTTGCGCCCGGAAAGGTACTTGCCGGTCAGCGAGTCGGGGTGGTTCATCACCTGGTCGGGCGTACCTTCCGCCACTACCTGGCCGCCGTGCACGCCGGCGCCCGGACCGATGTCGACAACGTAGTCGGCGAGTCGGATCGCGTCCTCGTCGTGCTCGACCACGATCACCGTGTTGCCGAGGTTGCGCAGGTGGGTGAGGGTGCCGAGCAGGCGCTCGTTGTCGCGTTGGTGCAGGCCGATCGAGGGTTCGTCGAGGATGTACATCACTCCCACCAGGCCGGCGCCGATCTGGCTGGCCAGGCGGATGCGCTGGGCTTCGCCGCCGGACAGGGTGTCGGCGCTGCGGTCGAGGGTCAGGTAGTCGAGGCCGACGTTGACCAGGAATTGCAGGCGGTCGCGGATTTCCTTGAGGATCTTCGCCGCGATCTCGCCACGGCGGCCGGTCAGGCTGAGTCCGGCGGCATACTCGCAGGCTTCGCCGACCGGCATCGCGGTGATCGCCGGCAGCGTCCGGTCGCCGACCCACACATGCCGCGCCTCGCGGCGCAGGCGGGTACCGTGGCAATCCGGGCAGGGCTGGGTGCTGAGGAACTTGGCCAGCTCCTCGCGGACCGTGGCCGACTCGGTCTCGCGGTAGCGCCGCTCAAGGTTCGGCAGGATGCCTTCGAAGGGGTGCGAACGCTTGACGATGTCGCCGCGGTCGTTGAGATAGCGGAAGTCGACGTTTTCCCGGCCGGAGCCGTAGAGCACCACCTTCTGGTGTTCGGCGCCGAGTTCGTCGAAGGGTTCTTCCAGGCTGAAGCCGTAATGCTGGGCCAGCGAACCGAGCATCTGGAAGTAATAGACGTTGCGCCGGTCCCAGCCGCGGATCGCGCCCTCGGCCAGGGTCAACTCGCCGTTGACCACCCGGCGCGCGTCGAAGAATTGCTTCACGCCGAGGCCGTCGCAGGTCGGACAGGCGCCGGCCGGGTTGTTGAAGGAGAACAGCTTGGGTTCCAGCTCGCTGATAGAGTGGCCGCAGACCGGGCAGGCGAAGCGCGCCGAGAAGATGATCTCCTCGACATCCTCGTCCTCGTCCATCGGTGCTACCAGGGCGATACCGTCGGCCAGGGACAGGGCGGTCTCGAACGACTCGGCCAGGCGTTGCTGGAGGTCCGCGCGAACCTTGAAGCGGTCCACCACCACATCGATGCTGTGCTTCTTCTGCTTATCCAGCTTCGGCACTTCGTCGAGTTCGTAGAGCTTGCCGTCGACCCGGGCGCGGACGAAGCCCTGCGCGCGCATCTCGTCGAACACCGCCAGGTGCTCGCCCTTGCGCTCGCGGATCACCGGCGCCAGCAGCATCAGCTTGCTGCCTTCCGGCAGGGCCAGGACCTGGTCGACCATCTGGCTGACGGTCTGCGCCTCCAGCGGGATGTCGTGGTCCGGGCAGCGCGGGGTACCGACGCGGGCATAAAGCAGGCGCAGGTAGTCGTAGATCTCGGTGATCGTACCCACGGTGGAGCGTGGGTTGTGGGAAGTGGACTTCTGTTCGATGGAAATCGCCGGCGACAGCCCTTCGATGGTGTCCACGTCCGGCTTCTCCATCATCGACAGGAACTGCCGGGCGTAGGCCGAGAGGGATTCCACGTAGCGCCGCTGGCCTTCCGCATAGAGCGTGTCGAAAGCCAGGGAAGACTTGCCGGAACCGGAAAGACCGGTGATCACGATCAGTTTGTCGCGTGGCAGTGTGAGGTCGACGTTCTTCAGGTTGTGGGTACGCGCCCCACGAATCAGGATCTTATCCACAGCGGCCTCGCATGGCGGGCGAAAACCGCTGATTATACGGCTGGCCGCTAGCGCGCGGCAAAGTGGCGCGCCTGTGCCGCGAGGGGGCGGACTGGTAGAATGCGCGGCATTTTTCCGGCGCGGGCATTGCCCCG containing:
- the rpsK gene encoding 30S ribosomal protein S11 produces the protein MAKPAARPRKKVKKTVVDGIAHIHASFNNTIVTITDRQGNALSWATSGGSGFRGSRKSTPFAAQVAAERAGQAALEYGLKNLDVNVKGPGPGRESAVRALNACGYKIASITDVTPIPHNGCRPPKKRRV
- the rplQ gene encoding 50S ribosomal protein L17 — translated: MRHRKSGRHLSRTSAHRKAMFQNMAVSLFEHELIKTTLPKAKELRRVAEPLITLAKEDSVANRRLAFDRTRSKAAVGKLFNDLGKRYANRPGGYLRILKCGFRAGDNAPMAYVELVDRPVGGEVVEAAE
- the rpsM gene encoding 30S ribosomal protein S13, with the protein product MARIAGVNIPDNKHTVISLTYIYGVGRTTAQSICAATGVNPAAKIKDLSDEQIDQLRNEVAKITTEGDLRREINMNIKRLMDLGCYRGLRHRRGLPVRGQRTKTNARTRKGPRKPIRK
- the rpsD gene encoding 30S ribosomal protein S4, translated to MARYIGPKCKLSRREGTDLFLKSGARALDSKCKAENVPGQHGQRRGRLSDYGLQLREKQKVRRIYGVLERQFRGYYQEASRRKGSTGENLLQLLECRLDNVVYRMGFGSTRSESRQLVSHKAITVNGQTVNIPSYQVKAGDVVAVREKSKNQLRIAQALELCGQRGRVEWVEVDLDKKAGTFKSAPARSDLSADINENLIVELYSK
- a CDS encoding DNA-directed RNA polymerase subunit alpha, with amino-acid sequence MQSSVNEFLTPRHIDVQVVSQTRAKITLEPLERGFGHTLGNALRRILLSSMPGCAVVEAEIDGVLHEYSAIEGVQEDVIEILLNLKGLAIKLHGRDEVTLTLAKKGSGVVTAADIQLDHDVEIINGDHVIANLADNGALNMKLKVARGRGYEPADARQSDEDESRSIGRLQLDASFSPVRRVSYVVENARVEQRTNLDKLVLDLETNGTLDPEEAIRRAATILQQQLAAFVDLKGDSEPVVEEQEDEIDPILLRPVDDLELTVRSANCLKAENIYYIGDLIQRTEVELLKTPNLGKKSLTEIKDVLASRGLSLGMRLDNWPPASLKKDDKATA
- the bfr gene encoding bacterioferritin, with translation MQGHPEVIDYLNTLLTGELAARDQYFIHSRMYEDWGFSKLYERLNHEMEEETQHADALLRRILLLEGTPRMRPDDIHPGTTVPEMLEADLKLERHVRAALAKGIALCEQHKDFVSRDILKAQLADTEEDHAYWLEQQLGLIARMGLENYLQSQI
- the katA gene encoding catalase KatA, producing the protein MEEKTRLTTAAGAPVVDNQNVQTAGPRGPMLLQDVWFLEKLAHFDREVIPERRMHAKGSAAYGTFTVTHDITPYTRAKIFSQVGKKTDMFLRFSTVAGERGAADAERDIRGFSMRFYTEQGNWDLVGNNTPVFYLRDPLKFPDLNHVVKRDPRTNLRNATFKWDFFSHLPESLHQLTIDFSDRGLPKSYRHIHGFGSHTFSFINANNERFWVKFHFKTQQGIENLTNAEAAEVIAQDRESSQRDLYESIEKGDFPRWKMYVQIMPEKEAATYRYNPFDLTKVWPHGDYPLIEVGFFELNRNPDNYFAEVEQAAFTPANVVPGIGFSPDKMLQGRLFSYGDAHRYRLGVNHHQIPVNAARCPHQVYHRDGGMRVDGNNAHQRVTYEPNSFNQWQEQPDFSEPPLSLEGAADHWNHRVDDDYYSQPAALFHLFTDEQKQRLFANIAEDIRDVPEQIQRRQIGLFLKVDPAYGKGVADALGLKLD
- the uvrA gene encoding excinuclease ABC subunit UvrA, with product MDKILIRGARTHNLKNVDLTLPRDKLIVITGLSGSGKSSLAFDTLYAEGQRRYVESLSAYARQFLSMMEKPDVDTIEGLSPAISIEQKSTSHNPRSTVGTITEIYDYLRLLYARVGTPRCPDHDIPLEAQTVSQMVDQVLALPEGSKLMLLAPVIRERKGEHLAVFDEMRAQGFVRARVDGKLYELDEVPKLDKQKKHSIDVVVDRFKVRADLQQRLAESFETALSLADGIALVAPMDEDEDVEEIIFSARFACPVCGHSISELEPKLFSFNNPAGACPTCDGLGVKQFFDARRVVNGELTLAEGAIRGWDRRNVYYFQMLGSLAQHYGFSLEEPFDELGAEHQKVVLYGSGRENVDFRYLNDRGDIVKRSHPFEGILPNLERRYRETESATVREELAKFLSTQPCPDCHGTRLRREARHVWVGDRTLPAITAMPVGEACEYAAGLSLTGRRGEIAAKILKEIRDRLQFLVNVGLDYLTLDRSADTLSGGEAQRIRLASQIGAGLVGVMYILDEPSIGLHQRDNERLLGTLTHLRNLGNTVIVVEHDEDAIRLADYVVDIGPGAGVHGGQVVAEGTPDQVMNHPDSLTGKYLSGRKKIAVPAKRTPRDKKKLLKLKGARGNNLQNVNLEIPVGLFTCITGVSGSGKSTLINNTLFPITATALNGATTLEVAPYDSFDGLQHLDKVVDIDQSPIGRTPRSNPATYTGLFTPIRELFSGVPEARSRGYGPGRFSFNVKGGRCEACQGDGVIKVEMHFLPDIYVPCDVCKGKRYNRETLEIRYKGKSIHEVLEMTIEEAREFFDAVPALARKLQTLMDVGLSYIKLGQSATTLSGGEAQRVKLSRELSKRDTGKTLYILDEPTTGLHFADIQQLLDVLHRLRDHGNTVVVIEHNLDVIKTADWLVDLGPEGGSKGGQIIANGTPEQVAEMPQSHTGHFLKPLLERDRA